The nucleotide sequence TTTGCTCGCCATTACCCAGGCCGAAGTTCCGATTGTTGAGTTTTCACCACCCCAGGTCAAACAGGCCCTGACCGGATATGGTAGAGCCACTAAACAAGATGTTCAAGCCGCCGTCCAACGGGAGTTAAACTTGGAAAAACTTCCCCGTCCCGATGATGCAGCCGATGCCTTGGCTTTGGCCTTGGCGGCTGGAATGCAGTTGTAAAGGTAGAAACTATTTAATTTTATTCAGAGCAGTTTGAAGTTGCTTGAGGGCATAGGGGAGGATATTTTTCACAGCCCAACCCCCAGCAAGTAAAACCGGCAGCAAGACAATTAAGACACGCCAATCCATGATTTTATCTCCTAATTGCGTCTATAAAAAGTTGTTTATGGTTGCGAATACTGAACTTATGGTATCAAATTCGGGGCCGGCTGGGGGATCAGTTTTTGGTGATAAACCAACCAGCGGAGTTGCCAAGCCCGTTGAGCCGTTTCTCCGACCGACTGCATCAGTTCTGTGCTGGCCCTAATACCCAACAATGTTCCAATCACTGGAATCGCTTCACCCCCTAACTCTGCCGCAAAGGCGACTAAAATTCGCTCCAGGAGGGCACTCGTGGATTCTTCAGCCGCATCTTCTACGGATTTGTCTAGCAATTGGGTGACAGCCGCTTGGTACAAATCTGACTGAGATCTGGCCATCCGCTGCAAGAGTCTTTGGCGTTCCTCTGGGGAGTCAGCTAGGCTAAGGGCTAAAATTCCCCAAATACAACCTTTCCGGGCTGGGGTATCGGGGGGGAATCCATAGGCTAGCCCCATCCGTTGAATCATCGTCAAACTGAGCAAGATCATCAACCCAACATTGGCAACTTCCCCCAGTCCCTCAAGCAAACTCGTGAATCCCGCTTCTAGAGCTGCTTTTCCTTGGGCAATCTTTTGAATATCTCTAGCAATCCGGTCGCAGGCCGTTAACTCTCCATCACGCAGATCTTCCCAAGTTTTAGCTTTGGTCAAGTATTTTTGCAGGAACGCCCAGTCGCTTTGCCAGTCATCCGTGAGTTGATCACAGGCCTGGTGTAATTGTTCAATTAATTCTCTGGGAATGCGGTGGATCAGGTTTTCCTCAAGGGGATGCAGTGCCGTAGCTAGGGCCTGAGACAGGGGAGTTTCGTGATGATGGAGCCAGACCTTGATCCCGTGCAGTTGTGTTTGCTCATAGGGAGTTAGAAGGGGTGTCATGGATTTCACTCTGGTGAATAAGGCTGAGAAACCAGGCCTGGTTTAGGGTTTTCCTTCCAATTGGGCCCGGAGTTTAGCGAGTTCGGCTTCCGCAGCTTCGGCTCGGAGTTTTTCTTGTTCAGCTCTCAAATACTCTTGTTCTGCGCGAATATTTTCTTGGTCTGCCCGTTGTTTTTCTAACTCTAGTTGGGTGCGAAGAGTGGCCTGTTCTACTTTGCTTTGACGAACTAAATCCTCGACAAAAACCGGTTCCAGAATCTCGGCGGCCGTCAGAGTCAGGTTGGGAAATAAAGGTGATTTGATCTGGGCATCAGCTAAGAATTCCTGGCGGCTATAGCCATCGGGATTATCGGGATCTGCCAAGACCCAAACCCGTTGCCGCTGCGGATCGACAATCCAGTATTCCGGGATATTGATTAAGGCATATTCCGCCCGCTTGCGAATATAGTCTTCCCGCCAATTTTCACTGACCACTTCCACCACTAAGGTCGGAGTTTCGGCAAGGTCGAAAATACCTGCGCCTTTGCGATTAGTTAGTTTTTGCCACAGGTCACGAGTACAAACCACCACATCAGGAATCCGGGATGAGGCTTCCTCTGTTCTGACTCCAGTATCGGTTCTGGCTATTAAATCCAGGCCAACCTTCGTGATAGCTTGCTGAAATTGATAGACCAAAAAATGGGCAATGTTGACGTGTTGGGTCGTTGGAGTCGGCATTTGAATCAGCACACCTCGAAATAATTCGTATTGGTAATCATCAGGAGGCTGAAATTGGCAGTATTCCGTAAAGGTTAATTTTTCAGTGGAGGTAGGGGGTAAGGCAACCATAGGGTATTCGCCAGCAAAGAGGGGCCAGATATTCCGCTTATAGTAGATAGGGTAACAGGTTCAGATTTCTGCTGTAGGCTCTCCAGGCCCCGTTTAGTCCCCTCCCAAAAACGCGAAATGTCCTCTGAAGTGATAGCCTTAAACGCCAAAATTTATTCCCTGAGTGACCTACAAAACGCAATTAACCAAAACCCCCAGGCCTGGCGACCGCTGGTATTTACCAATGGATGTTTTGATCTCCTCCATGTCGGCCATGTGCGCTACTTAACTACGGCCCGGAGTTTAGGCAAAACCTTAGTGGTTGGGCTTAATAGTGATCAATCTGTGGCCGGAATCAAACCAAACCGGCCTGGCCAACCCCCGCGTCCCATCGTTCCCGAAAGCCAACGGGCCGAAGTCTTAGCTGCCTTAGAAGCCGTGAGTGGAGTGGTTATTTTTACAGAACCGACTGCCACAACCCTGATTCAGGCCCTGCAACCGGATATTTATGTCAAAGGGGGCGATTACTCGGTTGAGACTTTACCAGAAAGCCCCGCAGTCCAGGCCTATGGCGGTAGGATCCAGTTAGTCCAAGTCGAAGTTCCCAGTTCCACCTCTGGCATTATTAACCGGATTCTCCAAGCCGCCTGTCCTAACCCCACCTAAACCCTATGGCCTCAGATACCGATTTACTGACATCCCTCATTACACAACTGACGAGCGGTAACGAAAAACGCCAACTCCAGGCCCTAGATGATCTCAGCGCACTCATGCCGGATGCGGGGGAGAAACTCCTCCAACTCTTAAAAACAGCAACCTGGGCCTGGGGAGTCAAGGGGCGGGCCTATGAATTGTTGGCGGAATTGGGGGATACGGACGTTAAATCTGCCCTGATTGAGCAATATCCCCAGGGAATTGTCCCCTTATTGTCTGAAAAAGGTGTGGATTATCAACCCCTCCAGCAACTTTTACAGCACCATGACTACCAGGCCGCGGACGATTTAACCCTCAAGCTCCTCTGCAAATTGGCTAGTCCGATGGCCGAAAAACGGGGCTGGTTATACTTTTCAGAAGTTGAACAGTTCCCAATCCCGGATTTATTAACGATTGATCATCTCTGGTTAGCCCACTCCCAAGGTAAGTTTGGGTATTCGGTGCAACGGCAAATCTGGCTTGGCCTGGGGAAAAACTGGTCACAACTCTGGGAGAAAATCAATTGGCGACAGGGTAAAAAATGGACCCGCTGGCCAGGGGAATTTACCTGGGATTTAACTGCACCCCGCGGTCATCTGCCTTTGAGTAATCAATTGCGGGGGATCCAAGTCATCAATGCCTTGCTGAATCACCCGGCCTGGTCGCAGTCTTCAACCTGAGGGATTATGAGTGATTTATCCAAATCAGACGCAATTGCGGCCCAGCTTTACGAATGCTTGACGGGTGAATTTCAGAATCAAGCCCAGGCCCAGGCGCAACCCACTTGGTTTGTCCATCTCCGGCTTTGGCAACGGGCCATTCCCCAGGGGATTCAGGGACAGCGGGCGATTTTTGCCGAACAGGCCAATGCCCTCTATTTAGATAAACCCTATCGGCAACGGATTTTAGTGATTCAGCCAGAGCCTCTGCAAATTCACTATTGGGCCTGTAAGTCTCCCAGTCAGTGGGCCGGGGCAGGGATGGCTCCAAGTCGTTTGCAGGGCCTCAGGGAATCTGACCTTGATCCCTTGCCTGGGTGCGTTTTGAATGTGGAATATGCTGACCATTGTTTTCAGGCTACCCTCCCCGAAACCTCCCGCTGTTGTTTTCCCTATCAAGGGCAAGAACGGCAAGTTGTTTTAGGCTTTAGGGTGACAGCTCAAAAATTTTGGAGTTTTGACCGGGGTGTGGATCCAGTTACGGGGCAAGGGTTGTGGGGAGCATTGATCGGGCCCTATGAATTTGAACTGGTGAACATCAATTAAAGTCTGACCCAATGGCTGATTCTTTGCCCCATTTGCCCATTCTGAATGCGCTCTTACGCCACTCCCAAGGAGATTATCGCGGCTTTCATACTCCCGGCCACCATAGCGGGCAAGGGATTCATCCTGATCTAGCCGATGCCTGGAGAACCGCTGGCCTGCAACTGGACTTATCGGAAATACCTGGCCTGGATAACCTGGCTGCTCCCACCGCGATCATTGCTCAGGCCCAAAACCTAGCTGCCGAGACCTTTGGAGCCGAAAAGAGTTGGTTTTTAATTAACGGTTCAACAGTGGGCATCAGCGCGGCAATCATGGCCACCTGTGGGCCTGGCGATCGGATACTGGTGCCTCGAACTATCCACCAGTCGGTTTTGAGTGGGATGGTTCTTGCGGGGGCCAAGCCTGTATTTATGACCCCGGAATATGATCCGGTGTGGGGCCTGGCATTTCCCTTGAACCCAGCGCAAATTGAAGCCGCCTTAAGTCATTACCCGAATACAAAAGCAGTTCTGGTCATCTCCCCAACCTATGAAGGCCTTTGTCCTGATTTGGTTCAGATTGCCCAGATTGTTCATCAGCAAAATATTCCCCTCATTGTTGATGAAGCCCACGGCAGCCATTTTCAGTTTCATCCCCAGTTGCCCATGAGTGCCATCCAGGCCGGGGCCGATGTGGTCATTCAGAGCACCCATAAAACCCTATCTGCCTTGACCCAAGCCGGAATGCTGCATCAACAGGGAAAACGAGTCTCAACAACCCGGATCAGTCAGTGTTTACGAGTTTTGCAGTCCTCTAGCCCCAGTTATTTACTATTAGCATCCCTAGATATAGCCCGCTATCAAATGGCCAGCGAAGGTGAATTGCTATGGGACTCTGTTTTAGGATTGGCAGATTATTTTACTCACGCCTTAACTAGGCTCCCACACTCAATTCAACTATCAGCGGATTCATTACCCTTAGGGATAACTAAAGACCTAACTAGACAAACTCTGGGAACTTGGCCACTGGCAATTACAGGTTATCGGGCCGATGACTATTTAGATCAACACCATCACATCACGGCTGAATTACCCACCCTGAATTATTTAACGTTTTTACTGGGCCTGGGACATACCCCTACTGATGTCAATGCTTTAGTTAAAGGTTGGCAACAATTCATTGAAAATATGGAAAAGAATCACGAACAAACGTATTTATACAGTCAGGAATGGCAAACTCTAAATCAAGTTAGTCAAGCCTCTTCCTCCCTTGAGCCAATAACAACCCCAATTCTTGACCTCCGAACTGCATTTTTTTCACCCCAAATCAAAGTAACCCAGGCCCAAGCGATCCATCAAGTCAGTGCTGAATGGATTTGCCCCTATCCGCCGGGAATTCCTTGGCTCTTTCCAGGTGAACAAATTACGGCAACCATCATTGAGCGACTTCTCGCAATTCAACAGGCCGGCGGCACGATTACAGGAGCGTCAGACCCCACCCTGCAAACATTGATGGTTACTGAACCCGATCCAGCCTTCGATATCATTCTCTGATTCGTAACTATAGCGTTAGGCAGGCTGTTCTGAGGGAGTAGAAATCTTACAAAGACTGCCCATAAAGCATTTTCTGATTTGTCCCAATAAGAGCCCTAAATGAGTAATGTTATATCTAATCTAAGATGTTATTTCCAGTTGTTGAACTGCAAGAACAAGTTCCTGTAAAATAGCCTTCGTTGGTTTTATTTGATTAACTAAATCTCGTGTAGATCCATCTCCAACTTGTACCGCTTGGGCTAATTCTGGAAGACGTTGTCGCAACCGATTGGCCAGGCCAGACAATTGTTTGTTAGCGTCAAAGCATTGGTCACCCAACTTATTGATTTCAGACGTAATAAAACTAAAGGAATTAAACTGTCCCCCGGATCGGGCAATAATTAAGCTGGCCTGCAATGCTAAATGTTTAACTTGGCGACTAATATATTCAATTTCAGATGATGCTTTCTCCATAATGATTAGTTCTTGTTCCAACGTGCCATTAAAGCGGAACACCTGATTGAGTTCTTGACTGAGGTTGTTGGCAGAGACTGTTGTGACTTGCAGGGCGATTTGACTTTGCTGTGAAAGTTTCTGAGCAACACTCAATAGTTGATTGTATTGATTACGAATATCATTTATTTGACTCAGTAACTCACGGTTTTGATGTTCCAAAATTTGTTGACGATAACGATCTGCCGATCCCTGCTGTTCTAATTGCGTTTGCAGGGCCTGAAATTTTTCCAAGGTTTCGGCTAATTGACTGGTTAGGTGAATGTTTTCTTGCCGGAGATGACCAATATGAGTATGGAATGTTTGGAAGATATGGGCCTGCGTCAACAGAAAAGATTGACAATCGAGCAATAAATAATCTTTATTATCAGTTAAAATAATTGGATCTAGTTGACAATGCAATGGACGAGAAAGAGCCGCCGCAATCACTTCTGATAACAAACTAGTATGGGGAAGAATAGTTGGCTTGTTGTTAAAATCTTCATCTTCTAGTAAGGCTTTAACAGATCGTTTATTAAACATATCCCGCCAATAGGGCTTGATCAGTTTTGCAAATAGCTTATTTCTGGGAATAATTCCAATCGGTTGATCAACCTCTAGAACAATGATACCGGGTAACTCGGGGCGGGCCTGGAAATAATCCAACATCTCACGACAGGTTACTTCGGCGTTGAGTTGACTTGTGCATGTTGTCAGGAGGGATAAAGCAGGGGCAGTTGTAAATAATTCGCCAGAGAAATTAGAATTTCCGGCCTGTTCCTGCAACTCTAACACTGTCCCATCCCCCAAAATTTAATTTAATCAACAGAGTGATCCGCATTAATAGCCTTTCATTTTCGCTTAAAACCTAACAAGCTAAGGTTAAGTATAAGTAATGTCAAAGTTAAGTACACATCTCAATTCAGTGATGAGTAAATGTACTCAAGAAGAAAACAATCCGTTGATAAATAGAGGATAGTAAAAATCAGCTAGAAACCTATGATCAATGAATTACTTGAATTTATTAAGACCTGTCAAGATGACGTTTCAAGGCGATATCCCGCGATAGAGAATAGATGTGCTTTAGGTATCCTCAGGATTTAGCCGCAAGTTGAGACAAGTATTTATACTATGCAGAGTAATTAAAATAAATCTATTATAGGAAATCAGGGTGCTTGAATTTATTTTTTATAATTTAATACACTATTAAACTCGATCAATCGTGCGGTATTGAATCGCTTCAGCCACATGGCTCGGTTGAATCAGATCACTGCCAGCTAAGTCCGCAATTGTCCGGGCCACTTTCAAAATCCGGTCGGTTCCCCTGGCTGATAATCCCAACTTCCGAATTGCCGTTTCTAATAAATTTCGCGATGTTTCATCCAACTGACACCACTTCCGTAAGTGACGACTCTGCATTTGGGAGTTACAGCGCACTTTTTTGTCTTGTTCAAACCGGGCCTGGGCTACTTTGCGGGCAGCTTCGACTCGTTGGCGGACATTTGCTGAAGGTTCTCCCCCAGATTGGCGGGTAATTTCTTCCGGTTTCAGGCGGCTGACCGTGACTTGTAAATCAATCCGATCCATCAACGGCCCCGATAACTTGGCCCAATATTGTTCCCGTTGTCTGGGCGAACAGGTACAGGCCTGGACTGGATCCCCAAAATAGCCACAGGGGCAAGGATTGGTGCTGGCTACTAGAGTAAATTGGGCGGGAAACGAGACGGATTGGCGGGTGCGAGAAATGGTGACGGCTCCATCTTCTAGGGGCTGGCGCAAAAACTCCAAGACATCGCGCTTAAATTCGGTTAGTTCATCGAGAAAGAGGATCCCTTGATGAGCTAAGGAAATTTCTCCCGGCCTGGGATAGCTCCCTCCCCCCACTAGGGCTGGGCCAGAGGCGGAATGATGGGGACTGCGAAAGGGCCGATCTTTAATCAATGTGCCCCGTTCTTTAATTAAGCCCGCGACCGAGTGAATTTTAGTCACTTCTAGGGCTTCGTCAAAACTCAAGGGGGGTAAAATTCCCGGTAAACGTCTCGCCAACATGGTTTTCCCACTCCCTGGCGGGCCAACAAAAACCAAATTATGACCTCCAGCAGCGGCAATTTCTAAGGCTCTGCGGGCATGGCTCTGACCTTTGACATCCTGTAAATCTAAATGACTGGTGGGAATTAGTTGGCTGGGAGCTTCGGCTGGATGGGTGAACAACGGGGCCTGGTATTGACTCGGATCATTGAGAAAATTGGCAACTTCACTCAGATGATTAAAGCCATAGACTTTTAAGCCCGCAACGACTGCAGCCTCGTTGACATTCGCCGCTGGTAAAACCAGGCCGGTAATCCCTAACTCTTGTGCCGTGGCCGCAATGGGTAAAACCCCGGCAACTGGCCGTAATGCCCCATCCAGAGATAGCTCTCCCAGAAACAGATGATCCCCCAATAACTCCCCACTCACCTGTTGCGCCGCTGCCAAAATGCCAATACTAATCGGCAAATCAAAACTGGGCCCTTCTTTTTTTAAATCTGCTGGACTTAAGTTAACAACAATTCGCCGCATCGGAAAAGCAAACCCAGCATTCCGAATTGCCGCCTTGACCCGTTCTCTAGCTTCCTGCACGGCCGCATCCGGTAAACCCACCACCACAATGCCCGGTAATCCCCCGGAAACATCCACCTCGACCCCGACCCGCAAGGCTTCAATTCCCAACAGTGACGCACTCCAAACACAGGCCAACATAAGTATTTATCTAGGGTTTCAACTGGAATTTATGATTCTGATCGCTTCTCCCGACCTCTACTCTAGTGCTTATTTTTCCATTTGGCTAAATTCAACGGCGCGGATATCTCTCAGCAAATCTGAACTTTTTCAAAATCTTGAGAGGGGATTCTCCAGGCCCCGATAAGCTAGTGAATGATGACTTTGGATAACGCTCTCCTATGACCTTAGACCCCATAGCCCCGACTTTAGCTCCTGACTCTGAGGCTAGTCTAGAGTTGGGCTTAAATCCGATTGAAATTATTGAAGCCGTTATTTCTGGCCTGGATCAATCGGGCAATCCCCTCGTCAATCACTCAGACGACAGTTCGATTTGGAAATTTACCTACGGCAGCGCGACTGTTTTTGTTCAACTCACGGGGATTGGGGCCGATAGTACAATCACCACTTGGTCACCTGTACTGAATTTACCAGTCGCAAATCCTCCTGGCCTGTACGAAAAACTCTTAGAACTCAACTGGTTAACGACCCTAGAGGCCCGCTTTGCCATTTTCGAGCACCAAGTGATGATTCTCACCAGTCGGACGTTGGCTGAAATTGGGCCGGGAGAAATTGCGCGGGGAATTACCATTGTGGCTAACCTGGCTGATGATTATGACGATGCACTCCAGGCCGAGTTTCCTGCTGCCTAATTTTTTAATGGCGAGATGAATAAAGAGAACCGATCCAGCAGTTATTGGAGCAGTGCATCAGCCGCCCAGTTGTATTTAACTCTTTTGAGCGAACAACTCTGATGATCAGGCTGATGGTTTGGGGCCTGGGGTGAATCGTCAGCAAACTGAGCGGGGTTATCCTCCATTCTGGGAGCACTTTGGGTGTGTCGGGATCGGGAGCAGCTAAGTCCGCTTGAAATGTCCTCTATTTTCACTATTGCCGAGCATTTTTAGATATGTTTACGGCTGCTATGATTCTGGCTGATCAACCCAGGATCGATCCTAGGTGTATCAAACTCTAAATTGAGTAATAGAGGGGAAATGCCTTAGACTCTTTCGGCGAAACATGAACCTTTTGCTGGGGTTTCAGTTGCAGTTGATCATAGTTTTCCCGAGATAAATGAGCCGTTAACACCTGGCCATCATCCAACGTTAACTCCACCTGAATTTCCCATCCCAAATGAATAATTCGACTAACCCGTGCTGGAGCCGTTATCCCATTGGGGGATGTTGAAATGAGAATGTCATGGGGACGGAGGAAAATATCACATTGAGGAGCCTCGGCCTGGTGCTTAAATATTCCTGAGGAACTGGGTAAGACATTGACCGGGCCAATAAAACTCATCACAAACGGACTGGCTGGGTGATCGTAAATTTCCGCCGGAGAACCGACTTGCTCCACTTTGCCCTGATTCATCACCACAATTTCATCCGCCACTTCCATCGCTTCTTCTTGGTCGTGGGTGACAAATACAGTGGTGACATGGACTTCATCGTGTAACCGCCGCAACCAGGCCCGGAGATCTTTCCGCACCTTGGCATCCAAGGCTCCAAAGGGTTCATCCAAGAGTAAGACTTCTGGCTCCACGGCCAATGCCCTAGCCAAAGCGACCCGCTGCCGTTGCCCGCCGGAAAGTTGGGACGGATAGCGATTACCCAGGCCTCCCAGTTGGACTAATTCCAATAATTCATCCACACGGGCATCAATCTTTGCCTTGGGGGTTTTGCGTAGTTCCAGGCCAAAAGCAATATTTTTACGGACATTCATGTGCTTAAAGAGAGCGTAATGCTGGAAGACAAAACCAATATTGCGATCCTGCACACTTTGATGAGTCGCATCCTTACCCGTCAGTAAAATTCGGCCCGTATCAGGAGTTTCTAGGCCCGCAATCAAGCGCAACAGAGTGGATTTGCCAGACCCCGACGGCCCCAACAGCGCTACGAGTGAGCCACTGCCAATGGTTAAGTCCACCTGCTGCACAGCCTGGAAACTCCCAAACTGCTTGGAGACGTTTTCAATTTGAATGCCCATGACTCCAATGCTTAGCCCTTAAATCCGACTTTCCACATCAAGTTACCGTGGTTTTGGCAATTCGTCAAACATGGAACTGAGGCGTTGGCAAGGTTGAGACCGCATTTACTGCAACTGGACAATGGCCAATGGGGCCGGGTTTGTAAAAGTCTGGGAGATTAAGGGGTAAACCGGATAAACTTTTTCTTGCCCACTTGCACAACTTTGCCCAGTAGGTCCTCAATGGCCTGGATCTGCCAATCCACATTGGTGATCTTCTCTCCGTCTAAGCGAACGCCTCCCCCTTGAATTTGACGGCGAGCTTCACTGCTACTCCCACAGATTGGAATTAAGCCCAAGATATAGAAGAACTTGGCCGGTAAGCTAATCGCTCCTAAGGAAAACTCAGGAATTAACTCACGATTTTGACTCACTCCAGAGAGGACAATGGCCTCTAGCTCGGCCTGGGTTTGATTGGCAATCTCTGCTCCATGGTACTGAGTCACGATTTCTTTGGCCAATAATTTTTGTTTTTGGCGTGGATCATTGGGGAGTTGCTCTAGGGGCAAATTGGTCAATAGCTCAAAATATTGATCAATGACTGCATCCGGAACTTTTTCTAGCTTGGAATACATCGAAACAGCATCTTCCCCCAGGCCAACATAGTTTCCCAGGGACTTTGACATTTTCTGCACCCCATCTGTACCCGGCAAAATCGGCATCAACAGGCCAAACTGTGGCGGCAAGTGAAAATGTCGTTGGAGATCTCGCCCCACGGCAATATTAAACTTTTGATCCGTCCCCCCCAGTTCCAGATCACTTTGAATCGCCACCGAGTCATAGCCCTGCATCAATGGATAAAGAAACTCATGGAGATAGACAGGTTGCCCTTGGTGATACCGTTCGGCAAATCCTTCCTTCGCTAACATCTGTCCAACCGTCATTGTGGCTAAAAGCTGACCAATTTTGCTCAGGTTGAGGGATTCGAGCCAAGTGGCGTTGTAGCAAATCTCCAAACGACCGGGGGTGGCAAAATCCAAAATGGGCCGAACTTGATCCAAGTAACTGGCTACATTAGCGGCAACTTGCCCTGCTGACAACTGGGGACGCACCTCCGACTTACCCGTTGGATCCCCAATCTGGGCCGTAAAATTTCCCATAATCAAGACCGCCGTGTGACCCGCATCCTGAAACGCCCGCAGTTTACGCAAAACAATACTGTGGCCCAAATGCACCTCTGCCCCAGTCGGATCAATCCCCAACTTAACCCGGAGAGGACGATTAATCTCCTGTATCCATTGCCAAAGGTTTTCAGCGGATTTTTGAGAATCTGGATTATGGGGGAAAACCTCACTCACTCCCCGTTGTAAGCGACTTAACACATCAGGCCTGGCTAGATTAAGCATGAGTCATCACACAAGTAGGAAATACAATAGCAACAGGACAAGGAGTTATTATATTGCGAGCGTAATAATTTAAGTACATTAGGGGCAATTAAGGGGATAAATCGCAAATGTTATGCTACCAGAGTAGGCGGAATCACCAACCGGATAAAGTGACAGGCTCCGACCGGCCTGGAACACCCCAGCTATTCCTTATCCCGACCTTCTAGATTATCTTTGATTGGGTCAGTCGACGTGCCAACCAATACCATTAGTCCCAAAAGCCAAACCAGGCCTGCCCTGAGCGGGTTTTCTAAATCGGTTCTCCAGGTGGCAGGACAAACCGCATTACTGGTGGCCATGGTCGGTAGCGCAGTGGTAGCTGGAGGTTTACTCGGCCTGGCCATTAGCTTTCGGAACTTACCCGATGTCCGGAGTCTGCGCGGCTATATTCCCAGCGAAACAA is from Synechococcus sp. PCC 6312 and encodes:
- the tyrS gene encoding tyrosine--tRNA ligase, with product MLNLARPDVLSRLQRGVSEVFPHNPDSQKSAENLWQWIQEINRPLRVKLGIDPTGAEVHLGHSIVLRKLRAFQDAGHTAVLIMGNFTAQIGDPTGKSEVRPQLSAGQVAANVASYLDQVRPILDFATPGRLEICYNATWLESLNLSKIGQLLATMTVGQMLAKEGFAERYHQGQPVYLHEFLYPLMQGYDSVAIQSDLELGGTDQKFNIAVGRDLQRHFHLPPQFGLLMPILPGTDGVQKMSKSLGNYVGLGEDAVSMYSKLEKVPDAVIDQYFELLTNLPLEQLPNDPRQKQKLLAKEIVTQYHGAEIANQTQAELEAIVLSGVSQNRELIPEFSLGAISLPAKFFYILGLIPICGSSSEARRQIQGGGVRLDGEKITNVDWQIQAIEDLLGKVVQVGKKKFIRFTP